AGTCGAGAATTAATGATTCCATGGATTAACTGCAAAAATTTGGAATTTTTTCAAAGGTTGGCTTGAAGTCGATCAGGATATCATCAGATCAAGGTGAGAGGAAGGGTTATTCCTATTTTTTTTACACGGCACTAAATTATGagaaccaaattttttttaaggtgGATAAAAAGTAAAactcaaaaaattttaactaaataattatttaaataaaattaagttaaaaagggTTTAAACTACCttatctaaatttaaaattgaaatttcatagtttaaaaatttaccAATGCAAATTTAACTCAGAAAATTATTTAAAGTGcgaaaatataattaattatgaaaaatatgtaccaacatgataattaattatacaTGCTTAGAATTATCCGGTACAGtgtatgataaaaataaaaatatagaaataaccaaaaaaatatttagaatataAACCGGAacacttatttttaaaattttggtcCTACGTAGGACTAATGGACGAAAAGACGAAAATATCCCTCACTTAGTGGCCATAAAAACAAGTGACTTCATCGAATTTCATTCATTTGTTCCAAGTGAGAGAGAGAGCTCGAGACttgagaagagaagagaagccCTAACTCCAAAAATACTATTAACTTCCACCTTTAAATCTACTTTTTTCACAAATCGAAACTCCAGTCGACGATCTGTTTATGGTGATACATCGCTCTTAACTCTCTCTACGTTTCTATATCACTTTTGCGGTTTTAATTACGAGAACTCTACCCTATTTCTCCATTTTTCTCAGTTTTTGTGTTTTGGATATATGAGTATTgaaattggtgattttgatgcatTAAGAAAAACTCAAACTCAATTTCTAGGAGGGTTTTGACTTATGATCATTTAGAGTAAGATATATAAACTCTTTCCCTCTTTTCTCCTAATTTGTATGAGAATCTAGTATGAACAATATGAAATTTTGAATGAAATTAGATTGAGTACAGTTGCTTGGTTGCTTGGCTTGGTTGGTGGTTATTGAGGCTTGACTTGGTCGGAAAAAGAGGTTTAAGAAGTTGGAACTGTCGTCAATTAAGGTACGGATTTTGGTTTCAAGTAATCATTAAGTAATTCTATGTGAAATTTAAGCTAATTGACTTTAGGATACTATTGGATTGATGTTGTTAATGTTAATGATTTAGTATGGATGTGTGAAATTGAATGTTGGTTTGCATGTTGAATAAAATATAGGACGGAAGCTGTGATTGGGTAAGTTATATCCTTTGGTGATATTGGTAAAGTTGATATTTGTGATATGTTGATGGAGATTAGAAGTCTTGTAAATAATGTGTGAATGTGTGATTGGGATGATTAATTGTTGGTTTTGGAAACACTACAAGAGACACGCCGAATAGCGGCGGTTTTCAACTATCCCAAAACAAAATTTCGGCGGTTCCACAAACGTTGTCTATTAGGGAGTGGAGATTTGATTTTGTGGCGGTTTTGTGAAATAACTGGCATAACCGCAGCAAATACGATAATTGATTTTGCGGTGATTGCAGAACCGCCACTATTTTGGTCCgtggatttaaaaaaaaatctacagCGGTTTTAAAACCACCGCAGATTTGGGTGGGTTCTTTTAAAAATGTGACGGCTTCGAATCGCCACAATTTCATACATGAGTTTAAAAAAATGACAGTTTTAAACTAGAATATGATTTTTACAAATTCTAACTTTCATAACCTTAAAAGGAGACTACTCTATCCATAACTTTCATGAAAATAGTACATTCCAAACAAAGGTCCTAAAACTTGAATACATAGTCAAATAGGAAATATGAACGTAAACCATTGAACTAGTACATTAAGAATCCTTCCTCTATTAGAAGTTTGGGAcaaaatcacataaagcttgatgTTTGAAGATTCATACAGTGGTTATTTACCTTGAACCAATGCAAGCCGGTAGCTCCAAATGTGCATTATTAGCATATAGAACTTCATACTCGTGCTTTAGTTAGCAAAGACATTCAACCTCATTCTCGTTGTAACTTCTGGATGCAGCTTTAACTCTGCGATATATTCTCTGGTTTCACGTATATCTGGAAGTTCGACAATTCTCTTGTCCACCTCCCTATGAAAATCACAAAAGATCACATGATAATTATTCATAAACATACTTGTTCCTTAATATTTTAGTGCtttaaaggaagaagaaaagaatagtcATTCACATTTAAAGTAGAATAAAATGTTACCTAAGACTAGTTAGTACTCCCAATTCTTAAAGAGAAAGACTTGTGCACATCAGACAGATAGTACATTTGAAGCTGCCCATTGATAATGTTAACAAGATCTTGAGCTATAACAATGAATAACAAGCAAATTTAGaaacataattcatatagagcATAAATCAACAGCTCAAAATTGCACAGAACAAGCCTCACCTTTCAAAAATTAGTCTTCCTTTACCACCTTTCCGCTTCACCTTGAAAGCCCCAACTGTTTCAAAAATTCGAGCAAGTTGTTGTGCCTCTTTTTTTACCTGCAGAACTAGAAACTCAAATATTGAAGAATGTATACAATAATCATATAGGAGGGGGGAAACTATACTAATAATGAAAAAGTATCAAAGTAGTTGTAAACTTTCCTGCATTGAAGACAATAAGATATGAAAATGAAATGGATTTTCAGAATAAAAACTAATATGGagttagaagttaaaaagacaGCAGGATTTTTGTAACACTAGATTTATACGTAAAGCTTACCAATAGAGGTTTGTTACCATCTACTCCTACACACAAATAGAAACCTTCATTTCACATTAACAGAGACACATTCTATCCAAGTATGGATTGGAGGGGAAAAAGATTACTAGATTTTTCTCAGCCTCAATTCTTTCTTCCTTTAACTTCATCTCCCTAGAAGatgcaagaaaaattcaatttaaattgtGCAAAAAATACATACATtattgtta
This sequence is a window from Arachis stenosperma cultivar V10309 chromosome 10, arast.V10309.gnm1.PFL2, whole genome shotgun sequence. Protein-coding genes within it:
- the LOC130954293 gene encoding 50S ribosomal protein L9, chloroplastic-like — protein: MKLKEERIEAEKNLVKKEAQQLARIFETVGAFKVKRKGGKGRLIFESVIAQDLVNIINGQLQMEVDKRIVELPDIRETREYIAELKLHPEVTTRMRLNVFAN